In the uncultured Methanobacterium sp. genome, one interval contains:
- a CDS encoding helix-turn-helix transcriptional regulator, translated as MKTKIKEYRARHNLTQAQLADKVGVRRETIVFLEKSKYNPSLKLAHDIAVVLEVKIDDIFIFDDEPRENEENPS; from the coding sequence ATGAAAACCAAAATAAAAGAATATAGAGCTCGCCATAACCTTACTCAAGCCCAGTTGGCAGATAAAGTAGGTGTTAGAAGAGAAACTATCGTCTTTCTTGAAAAAAGCAAATACAATCCATCTCTAAAACTAGCTCATGATATAGCTGTGGTTTTAGAAGTAAAAATTGACGATATTTTCATTTTTGATGATGAACCCCGTGAAAATGAAGAGAATCCATCTTAA
- the topA gene encoding DNA topoisomerase I gives MHEVIVCEKPKASEKIAAAIPGKAVKKSYKKVSYYEIDEGGKKTTVLSAVGHLYSLSPLKKEKGRMFEVGWVPLYEKDKSKKYVKNYIDAIKKFSKNADRFIHACDYDIEGTLIGFNALKYACGEKSIDNAVRMKFSTLTKEDLLKAYNEPIDLDFNQVDSGEARHVLDFIFGVNISKHLTDSVMKATSRYIQLSAGRVQTPTLAILVEREKEIQSFIPEPYWLIKAKIERDIIADHKKGKIFDKKVQEEILSDCEGQDAVVSKISVKETPQLPPVPFDLGSLQSEAYGVFGFSPKKTQSIAQNLYSEGYTSYPRTSSQKLPPSIGYKKILGQLKKNAAFRKQIEKLPEPIKPHEGKKTDEAHPAIHPTGLVPKGLGRDYQKLYELIVYRFISVFGENGLLETMKTQLDIGGQEFAFSRKRMAKMGWREHYPYRKVENDEFPLLKEGDRLDAKAYSEEKETKPPARYNQASLIRELEKRGLGTKSTRANIISILYDRKYVEGKKISVNQLGERLIDTLKKYSQKITSEELTREFETKLEGIMQAEVKKDEIITEAKEEVSSILDDIDVNKMKIGQELYGAYRESMIVGKCKCGGNLIMINSPKGGSFVGCTSYPDCKSTYSMPRGATVLKTKCEECGLPMISFGKPRQRACMDPKCGREGEEPLKNEVVGICPDCGKELIKRRGRYGEFVGCSGFPRCRYTRSLEEKQEQTGQTSEKT, from the coding sequence ATGCACGAAGTTATAGTATGCGAAAAACCAAAGGCATCAGAGAAGATAGCTGCAGCCATACCTGGTAAAGCAGTAAAAAAGAGTTATAAAAAGGTATCTTACTATGAAATTGATGAAGGTGGGAAGAAAACTACAGTACTCTCTGCTGTAGGTCATTTATACTCTTTATCTCCCCTGAAAAAGGAGAAAGGGCGCATGTTTGAGGTGGGATGGGTCCCACTATATGAGAAGGATAAAAGCAAAAAGTACGTTAAGAATTATATAGATGCCATTAAAAAATTCTCTAAAAACGCGGACCGATTTATTCATGCCTGCGATTATGATATTGAAGGGACATTAATTGGGTTTAATGCATTGAAGTACGCCTGTGGTGAAAAAAGCATTGATAATGCTGTACGTATGAAATTCTCCACCCTCACCAAAGAGGACCTGTTGAAGGCCTACAATGAACCAATTGATCTTGATTTCAATCAGGTTGACAGTGGAGAAGCAAGACACGTTTTGGATTTCATCTTTGGGGTGAACATATCCAAGCACCTTACTGATTCCGTGATGAAAGCCACCAGTCGTTACATACAACTTTCTGCAGGGAGAGTTCAAACCCCCACACTGGCTATTCTGGTTGAAAGGGAAAAAGAAATTCAGAGCTTCATCCCGGAGCCTTACTGGCTCATCAAGGCCAAAATTGAGAGGGACATAATTGCTGATCATAAAAAGGGAAAGATCTTCGATAAAAAAGTTCAGGAGGAGATACTCTCTGATTGTGAGGGGCAAGATGCTGTAGTAAGTAAAATAAGCGTTAAAGAAACCCCACAGTTACCTCCAGTGCCATTTGATCTGGGTTCCTTGCAGTCTGAGGCCTACGGGGTATTTGGTTTCAGTCCCAAGAAAACTCAGTCCATTGCTCAGAATTTGTATTCTGAAGGTTACACCTCTTATCCACGTACTTCATCCCAGAAATTACCACCTAGCATTGGCTATAAAAAGATATTGGGACAGCTGAAAAAGAATGCTGCGTTCAGGAAACAGATTGAAAAACTCCCTGAACCCATTAAACCTCATGAAGGTAAAAAAACCGATGAAGCTCACCCTGCCATTCACCCCACTGGCCTGGTACCTAAAGGACTGGGACGGGATTATCAGAAACTTTACGAGCTCATTGTATACCGTTTCATCAGTGTTTTCGGTGAAAATGGCCTCCTGGAAACCATGAAAACTCAACTGGATATTGGAGGTCAGGAATTTGCCTTCAGCAGGAAAAGAATGGCAAAAATGGGTTGGAGAGAACACTACCCCTACCGTAAAGTGGAAAATGATGAATTCCCACTACTCAAAGAGGGGGATCGGCTGGATGCCAAGGCATACTCTGAAGAAAAAGAGACTAAACCTCCTGCCAGGTACAATCAGGCTTCACTTATTCGAGAACTGGAAAAACGGGGACTTGGGACCAAATCCACCCGTGCTAATATAATATCTATTCTTTATGACCGGAAATATGTTGAAGGTAAAAAGATATCAGTCAACCAGCTGGGTGAACGTCTCATTGACACATTGAAAAAATATTCCCAGAAGATAACCAGTGAAGAGTTAACCCGAGAATTTGAAACCAAGCTTGAGGGCATAATGCAGGCTGAAGTTAAAAAGGATGAGATAATAACCGAAGCTAAAGAGGAAGTAAGTTCCATACTGGATGATATTGACGTAAACAAGATGAAAATTGGCCAGGAACTTTATGGAGCATACCGGGAAAGTATGATCGTGGGCAAATGCAAGTGTGGAGGCAACCTCATCATGATTAACTCCCCTAAAGGGGGTAGCTTTGTGGGTTGTACTTCTTATCCAGATTGTAAATCAACATACTCCATGCCCAGAGGTGCCACAGTTCTTAAAACAAAATGTGAAGAATGTGGGCTGCCAATGATATCCTTTGGAAAACCCAGGCAGAGGGCCTGCATGGATCCAAAATGTGGGCGTGAAGGTGAAGAACCTCTAAAGAATGAAGTGGTTGGTATCTGTCCCGATTGTGGAAAAGAACTTATAAAAAGAAGGGGTAGATATGGTGAATTTGTGGGATGCAGTGGTTTCCCACGATGCCGATACACCCGTTCACTGGAAGAAAAACAGGAACAAACAGGCCAAACGTCTGAAAAAACGTAA